From one Anoplolepis gracilipes chromosome 8, ASM4749672v1, whole genome shotgun sequence genomic stretch:
- the LOC140668992 gene encoding uncharacterized protein produces MMCASVNATLFTMDNTIDKWDNACRLCSEERNEMLPIFGDEGLQRRVAQKLRACLPVLVYKTDPLPKQICQFCAARLDDAYEFREYCLNVYRNMNAMLFKCRQVESVQLFLDAMKNSPDPCQAQLCKEKSRAPPPLVPLSIGLPLDDSVTLINQNSQDQLQNVMETLSELPCEVEIKEMNVDPILDTDTMICEPLKKKRKLSDMFDTNIQTKTDIVSIFDVEEENAFFKVDYQTKKEEKRTSILEQVLTGNLTMNNHQKLQPKARLTSEWWCAPCNSYYRTKDSLMKHMQLHCPRVYTCRTCSSSFESVEVLAKHEADNHLKVKLDFTIKNLKDCHKCDRQFISWEMLRQHRLRDHLAELAEIGTNTWCSLCNRFFPTVETYQNHIQLHQANSIIPQKLPFAESTISKIIERPREAKREEQFYENIKSLTCPTCGKVCTQQSALSNHMRTHEPKRHKCDICGRSFGLFIRLAAHRVTEHNVQPTMLPVLSAVEQEEALNAEREAREAREAKTRGAKNKFCSEMEKNNILIDDESSTKRNSSGFKNVARCGICLQWFSDHTTMLTHLQTHSDNSHKNFACHICKKSFKEQSQLLKHENCHKRLTLDNAYTSAVSNKSSSTDKSQQKMHTVDRTYHCAKCNKIFFKEVSLLAHQCTSKAQVGKKVTAKSLQKTSSNDNDKKYKCSKCDASFPSSQSRNAHMRMHSESTHNNMAQSHEIKAERDDESMPKLRPEIEYNISPIEPKIEINEQSTPPPLKRTLIRTGNGYRCGVCQSPFVSRELAVAHLRSAHPVMPYQCPYCKKRFTTQYTFTHHIKTEHPDEPEK; encoded by the exons ATGATGTGTGCCTCGGTGAACGCGACTCTCTTCACAATGGACAACACGATCGACAAGTGGGACAATGCCTGCAGACTGTGCTCCGAGGAGAGGAACGAGATGCTGCCCATCTTCGGCGACGAGGGTCTGCAACGGAGGGTGGCTCAGAAGCTGCGTGCCTGCCTCCCCGTGTTGGTGTACAAAACGGATCCTTTACCCAAGCAGATTTGTCAGTTTTGCGCGGCGAGGCTGGATGACGCGTACGAGTTCAGAGAGTATTGCCTGAACGTCTACAGGAATATGAACGCTATGTTATTCAAGTGTAGACAGGTAGAGTCTGTCCAGCTATTCCTCGATGCGATGAAGAACTCGCCGGATCCATGTCAG GCACAACTCTGCAAGGAGAAGTCTAGAGCACCACCACCATTGGTTCCTCTGTCTATTGGTTTGCCCCTTGATGATTCGGTAACTCTGATCAATCAAAATAGCCAAGATCAACTGCAAAATGTCATGGAAACCTTGTCTGAACTGCCTTGCGAGGTAGAGATCAAAGAAATGAATGTGGATCCAATTTTGGATACTGACACTATGATTTGTGAGCCATTGAAGAAAAAACGCAAGTTGTCAGATATGTttgatacaaatatacaaacaaAGACGGATATTGTGTCTATATTTGATGTGGAAGAAGAAAACGCGTTCTTCAAGGTAGATTATCAaacgaaaaaagaagagaaacgaACCAGTATTTTGGAACAAGTTTTGACTGGTAATTTGACAATGAATAATCATCAAAAGTTACAACCTAAAGCGAGATTAACTTCTGAATGGTGGTGTGCACCTTGTAACAGTTATTACAG AACAAAAGACAGTCTAATGAAACACATGCAATTGCACTGCCCACGTGTATATACCTGTAGAACATGTTCCTCATCTTTCGAATCTGTAGAAGTTTTAGCAAAGCACGAGGCTGATAATCATTTAAAAGTCAAATTggattttacaattaaaaacttGAAAGATTGTCATAAATGTGATCGGCAGTTTATAAGCTGGGAAATGTTGAGACAACATAGATTACGCGATCATTTAGCCGAATTGGCTGAGATTGGAACTAACACATGGTGTTCATTGTGCAATAG ATTTTTCCCTACTGTAGAAACTTATCAAAATCACATTCAGTTACATCAAGCAAATTCGATAATACCGCAGAAATTACCTTTCGCAGAATCTACAATATCAAAGATAATAGAACGGCCGAGAGAAGCTAAAAGAGAGGAGCAAttctatgaaaatataaagtctCTTACGTGTCCCACTTGTGGGaag GTTTGTACTCAGCAAAGTGCATTATCAAATCATATGAGAACTCATGAACCGAAGAGACACAAGTGCGACATTTGCGGTCGATCATTTGGACTTTTTATACGCCTGGCTGCACACAGAGTAACTGAGCATAATGTCCAGCCAACAATGTTACCAGTTTTGTCAGCAGTTGAGCAGGAGGAAGCATTAAATGCTGAAAGAGAAGCAAGGGAGGCGAGGGAAGCTAAAACTCGTGGTGCCAAGAATAAATTCTGTTCCGAg ATGGAGAAAAACAATATTCTGATAGACGATGAATCTTCAACAAAGCGCAATTCTAGTGGATTTAAAAACGTTGCAAGATGTGGTATTTGTTTACAATGGTTCAGTGACCATACAACAATGTTAACGCATCTCCAAACACATTCGGACAattcacataaaaattttgcatgtcatatatgtaaaaagtcGTTTAAAGAACAATCACAACTGCTCAAGCATGAA AACTGTCATAAACGCCTAACACTCGATAATGCATATACATCTGCTGTCTCCAACAAATCATCATCTACGGATAAATCGCAACAAAAGATGCACACAGTGGATAGAACTTATCATTGtgcaaaatgtaataaaattttcttcaaagaAGTATCGCTTCTCGCTCATCAGTGCACAAGCAAGGCACAAGTTGGAAAGAAAGTTACTGCAAAATCTCTGCAGAAGACATCGTCTAATGATAATGACAAGAAATACAAATGTTCGAAATGTGATGCTTCTTTTCCAAGTTCACAATCACGGAATGCTCACATGAGAATGCACTCTGAAAGCACGCATAACAATATG GCACAGTCACACGAAATTAAAGCCGAAAGGGATGACGAATCGATGCCAAAATTGCGCCCAGAGATAGAATACAATATATCTCCTATTGAGCCAAAAATCGAAATCAATGAACAGAGTACACCTCCACCTCTTAAACGGACTCTCATTAGAACTGGCAATgg GTATCGATGTGGTGTATGTCAATCACCATTCGTATCAAGGGAGCTAGCGGTGGCGCATTTGAGGTCTGCTCATCCCGTGATGCCATACCAGTGCCCTTATTGCAAAAAACGCTTTACGACACAATACACGTTCACCCATCACATTAAAACAGAGCATCCTGACGAGCCTgagaaataa